AGGTTTTTAAACATGAGTTTTGGCTCGTTTGTGCGCACGATCTCATACTTGTCGCTTGGCTTAGCATGAGATTTTTTAGCATCGTGGTAAAAGCAAATCTCGCTGATCGGCACGGGTGCGTTTCGCACGATACCCTCTATCTCGCCAGTTTCGCTTTTTGCCAGGCGCTCGGCAAAGCTAAATTTCTCGATCCGCTCTCTCACGGCGTCCGCTAACGTCAGCGAAATTTGATACTCGCCGATTCGCGCGTCAAGATAGATGTAGGCGTCTCGCAGCTGCTTTTCCTTGACCGCATCAAGCGGGGCTTTACCACCAAAGGTGATCTCGCCGTTAAAAAGCTCGCGCGGAAAGAGCCTTTTGCCTGTGTCTTTTTGGCGTTCGATGAGCAAATTTATCTCTTTTATCCTGCCGCTAGGTTCCGCAAAACACCAAATACCAAGCTCGTCGTAAAGGGCTAAGGCGTTTGGCTCATATCCGCCATTTTTTGCTGCTTTGTAATCAGGCGGCACGATGCGCGGGAC
This is a stretch of genomic DNA from Campylobacter showae CSUNSWCD. It encodes these proteins:
- a CDS encoding DUF6892 domain-containing protein — translated: MQNIKIDVNKKGIFINKILLANDALIDELNKILNLVPRIVPPDYKAAKNGGYEPNALALYDELGIWCFAEPSGRIKEINLLIERQKDTGKRLFPRELFNGEITFGGKAPLDAVKEKQLRDAYIYLDARIGEYQISLTLADAVRERIEKFSFAERLAKSETGEIEGIVRNAPVPISEICFYHDAKKSHAKPSDKYEIVRTNEPKLMFKNLNFKLAVMNELMYEKALLEPKFDVFEYCKERGIDPYADFGALPQAKKWFKDYPVPANLAEQVSELYLDGGNEIYLQIAPDWDGEDELFDIKNIDAAELAPFINLKKIETTGIGISKKARKACADAGITVVD